A part of Mycolicibacterium sp. TUM20985 genomic DNA contains:
- a CDS encoding bifunctional glycosyltransferase family 2/GtrA family protein — MTDIQDAEIAFGSRPHAAREARALGVPVLDVVIPVYNEQAALAASVRRLHRYLRDSFPYSVRITIADNASIDETPRIAAELADELDDVRVVRLEEKGRGRALHQVWSQSDAMVLAYMDVDLSTDLAAVGPLVAPLISGHSDVSIGTRLGRGSRVVRGPKREIISRCYNLILKSTLQARFSDAQCGFKAIRADVARQLLPHVADTGWFFDTELLVLAERSGLRIHEVPVDWVDDPDSRVDIVATATADLKGVGRLLRGFASGSIPVNAIAAQLAPSRSSAAVPNSLFRQVVRFGAVGVASTAAYLLLYVLLHPVIGAQAANLCALLLTAVANTAANRRFTFAVAGRAKAGRHHVEGLIVFAIALAITSGALAGLHVFVDQPHRLLELSVLIAANLIATAVRFVLLRGWVFHPRRAH; from the coding sequence ATGACAGATATTCAGGATGCTGAGATCGCGTTCGGTTCGCGGCCCCACGCGGCACGGGAGGCCCGTGCGCTCGGCGTTCCGGTGCTCGACGTGGTGATACCGGTCTACAACGAACAGGCCGCTCTCGCCGCGTCGGTGCGCCGGCTCCACCGTTACCTCCGCGACAGCTTCCCGTATTCGGTGCGCATCACCATCGCCGACAACGCCAGCATCGACGAAACCCCGCGCATCGCAGCCGAACTCGCCGACGAACTCGACGACGTCCGCGTGGTGCGACTCGAGGAGAAGGGGCGCGGGCGCGCGCTGCATCAGGTCTGGTCGCAGTCCGATGCCATGGTGCTGGCCTACATGGACGTCGACCTGTCGACCGACCTCGCCGCCGTCGGGCCCCTCGTCGCGCCGCTCATCTCGGGGCACTCCGACGTGTCGATCGGCACCCGGCTGGGGCGCGGGTCACGGGTGGTGCGGGGCCCCAAGCGCGAGATCATCTCGCGGTGCTACAACTTGATCCTGAAGTCGACGCTGCAGGCCCGGTTCTCCGATGCGCAGTGCGGTTTCAAGGCGATCCGTGCCGACGTCGCCCGTCAGCTGCTGCCCCACGTCGCCGACACCGGGTGGTTCTTCGACACCGAGTTGCTGGTGCTCGCCGAACGCAGCGGCCTGCGGATCCACGAGGTGCCGGTCGATTGGGTCGACGATCCCGACAGCCGGGTGGACATCGTCGCCACGGCCACCGCCGACCTCAAGGGTGTGGGCAGGTTGCTCCGCGGCTTCGCCAGCGGGTCCATCCCGGTGAACGCCATTGCGGCGCAACTCGCCCCGTCGCGATCCTCCGCGGCCGTGCCGAATTCGCTGTTCCGCCAGGTCGTGCGCTTCGGTGCCGTCGGCGTGGCGTCGACCGCGGCCTACCTCCTGCTCTACGTGCTGCTGCATCCCGTCATCGGCGCCCAGGCGGCGAACCTCTGTGCACTGCTCCTCACCGCGGTCGCCAACACGGCGGCCAACCGGCGCTTCACCTTTGCCGTGGCAGGTCGGGCGAAGGCGGGCCGCCATCACGTCGAGGGGCTCATCGTCTTCGCCATCGCCCTGGCCATCACCAGCGGGGCGCTCGCGGGGTTGCACGTCTTCGTCGACCAACCGCACCGCTTGCTCGAACTCTCCGTGCTGATAGCGGCCAACCTGATCGCCACCGCAGTCCGCTTCGTCCTCCTGCGCGGCTGGGTGTTTCACCCCCGCCGGGCCCACTGA